A window of the Lactuca sativa cultivar Salinas chromosome 5, Lsat_Salinas_v11, whole genome shotgun sequence genome harbors these coding sequences:
- the LOC111915100 gene encoding auxin-induced protein 22D: MDKKITCLNLFENIDLATELKLGLPGTDDQPEMKMSFSGNKRSSSEMGSSTCTDENESRFSPPTKEQVVGWPPVRSYRKNVLQGNYVKVSMDGAPYLRKIDLKMYKSYGELMKGLQEMFKCIIGLYSEREGYNGSEHAPTYEDKDGDWMLVGDVPWEMFISSCKRLRIMKGSEARGLGDSL; the protein is encoded by the exons ATGGATAAAAAGATAACTTGTTTGAACCTTTTTGAGAATATTGATCTCGCAACCGAGCTCAAATTAGGATTGCCGGGAACCGACGACCAGCCAGAGATGAAAATGAGCTTTTCCGGCAACAAAAGGAGTTCATCGGAGATGGGATCAAGCACTTGCACAGATGAAAATGAATCAAGATTTTCACCACCCACCAA GGAACAAGTTGTGGGATGGCCACCGGTGAGATCTTACCGGAAAAACGTACTTCAAGGGAATTATGTGAAAGTGAGCATGGATGGAGCTCCATATCTAAGGAAAATAGACCTCAAAATGTACAAAAGCTATGGAGAACTCATGAAGGGTTTGCAAGAGATGTTTAAGTGCATCATAGGGCTGTACTCTGAGAGGGAAGGGTACAATGGGTCAGAGCATGCACCAACTTATGAAGACAAAGATGGAGATTGGATGCTTGTAGGTGATGTTCCATGGGAAATGTTCATAAGTTCTTGCAAAAGACTTAGAATCATGAAGGGTTCTGAAGCAAGGGGATTGGGTGATTCTTTATAA
- the LOC111915102 gene encoding protein OSB1, mitochondrial, producing the protein MLAQKSSPLSLRSRINKSAKMATILQNFFTNNPQWVPGTHLPNTLNHTRPITRMFTCSTSSSSLDKKFSSRLSLSTNGGYVKSSFDYNNHSGGNANNGHYEYEKGLLGTSQQYPRPTEVPWTKELCNSVQLIGNVGTPVEFKQLSSGKVLAWCRLAVKKSSTDTTWINLTFWDDLAHIASQHVEKGQQIYVSGRIVSDTVDSDDGKQQTYYKVVVQQLNFVERSPPSNDQDFNSNSNSNSNSNSNSSSMTTGKKQKMYAAANGSASTEELWQAFFANPSEWWDNRKNKRSPKYPDFKHKDTGEALWVEGRYNPSWVKSQLSILDSRMESFQQQNPRSRSDSMFGDNLTPY; encoded by the exons ATGTTAGCCCAGAAGTCCTCCCCCTTATCTCTCAGAAGTAGAATTAACAAGAGCGCAAAAATGGCGACAATACTTCAAAATTTCTTCACAAATAACCCTCAATGGGTTCCCGGTACACATCTGCCCAATACCCTCAACCATACTCGACCTATTACTCGTATGTTCACATGCTCTACATCATCGTCATCATTAGACAAAAAATTTAGCAGCAGATTATCGCTTAGCACAAATGGTGGTTATGTGAAGTCATCGTTCGATTACAACAACCACAGCGGAGGTAACGCCAACAATGGTCACTATGAGTACGAGAAGGGTTTACTGGGAACTAGTCAACAGTACCCTAGACCTACTGAAGTTCCATGGACGAAGGAGTTGTGTAACTCAGTTCAACTTATCGGAAACGTTGGTACTCCGGTTGAATTTAAGCAACTTAGCTCCGGTAAAGTCCTCGCTTGGTGTCGCCTTGCCGTCAAAAAATCGTCCACCGATACCACCTG GATCAATTTAACGTTTTGGGATGATTTGGCACATATTGCTTCTCAACATGTGGAGAAGGGACAACAAATATACGTATCGGGTCGTATTGTTTCAGATACAGTTGATAGTGATGATGGGAAACAGCAAACCTACTATAAG GTAGTTGTTCAACAGctgaattttgttgaaagaagccCACCTTCTAATGATCAAGACTTCAACTCCAACTCCAACTCCAACTCCAACTCCAACTCCAACTCGAGCTCCATGACAACAG GTAAAAAGCAAAAGATGTATGCTGCTGCAAACGGGTCAGCATCAACTGAGGAACTATGGCAAGCTTTCTTTGCAAATCCTTCTGAATGGTGGGATAATAGAAAAAATAag AGGAGTCCAAAGTATCCGGATTTCAAACACAAAGACACGGGTGAAGCTTTATGGGTTGAAGGAAGGTACAATCCATCGTGGGTTAAATCACAGTTATCAATATTGGATTCAAGAATGGAATCTTTTCAACAACAAAACCCTAGATCACGCTCAGATTCTATGTTTGGAGACAACTTAACACCTTATTAA